The Thermodesulfobacteriota bacterium genomic sequence TGCGCACAGCCTTTCTTATCTCAACATGTTCCTCAGTGAGTAAAGGCATTGCATTATCCTCCGAAAATTATGTATGTAATCTTATGCGGGGGTTTTAGAAACCACCTAAGTTTACTCAATAATGTGTGTTGCGCAATAAAGGCGCGGAGAAATGATCTGACGATATCAAGTATTATTGATAGGCTGGACTTTGAAGTACCGAGCAAGTAGGAGATTCAAGTTCTTCAGAATCTGGAGAAAATCTCATCGAACCTTTCAAGGAGTTCCTGGTCTTCACGGTAATCTCCTCCATGATGCTCATACTGCAATACCTATGCGTGCACGTGGAGTTCATCGTATTTAGACATCCGACGTGGATTTCGGTCGTTATACCCCTCTTGGGGCTATTGACCTTATTAATCTGCAGTTGTGGAAGGTTTTTTGTTTTACAGAAATACATTTTCTGCTTGACTTTTAGAGTGATTTTGATAGAATACGCTTAGTTTATAGGGGTATAGCTAGTCCTTTTTGTCCTGCCAGTGTGAATAGTCTCAACTTGGAGGGAATTTTAAGATGTCAAGCATACCGGCCCAATTTAAGCCTCCGGTGGAGAAGAATGAATTTATCTCGGGAATTACTCACAAGCCAGAAGACCTGGTAGAAGTTGGTATTCTTTTTGTCGGCGCTGGTCCTGCCAGTCTTGCCGGTGCTATTCGCCTGGCACAGCTTCTTTCCGACGAGCCTGAGATTATGGAGTCCCTGGGTGAAATTCCTATCGCAGTAATTGAGAAAGGAAAGTATCCTGGTGCGCACCTGGTTTCGGGGGCAGTAGTGAATCCAATTTCTTTTCGAACCCTTTTTCCTGAACTGAAAGACGAGGATTTTCCCTTCTTTGGACCTGTGGATAAGGAATCCGTCTATTTCCTAACTAGAAAGCACTCACTTATCCTACCAACCCCCCCCACGATGCATAATAAGGCGAATTTTGCTGCATCTATAAGTCAGATGGCTAAGTGGTTGGGTGAAAGGGCCGAAGAGGCTGGTGTAATGATATTCAATGAAATGTCGGGCATGAACCTCTTGGTCGAAAACGAGGTCGTAAGGGGTGTCAGGACAGATGATAAAGGACTTGACAAGGATGGCAACAAACTCGGAAACTACCATCCGGGCTCTGATATCTTGGCGAAGGTCACAGTGCTTGGAGAGGGGACAACAGGTCACCTCTCAATGGCGATGATTGATCACTTCAATTTAAAGGGGGCAAATCCCCAGGTTTACGCACTTGGGGTAAAGGAGATATGGGAAGTACCAAATCCCCTCGATCGCGTGATACACACTATGGGTTGGCCTCTTCGAGGATCAAGGAAATACAGTGAGTTTGGCGGAAGCTTTATATATCCCATGGGACTGGATAAGGTTTGTATAGGACTCGTAGTCGGGCTTGATTATACAGATGCGACACTCTCGGTTCATGATTTGCTCCAGGAACTAAAATTGCATCCATTGGTAAAGGAGATATTGGACGGTGGAAAACGTTCAGACAACGGCTGGGGGGCGAAAACGATACCCGAAGGAGGACTCTACTCTATTCCAGACCCCTTGCATGTACCTGGAGCGCTTTTAATAGGTGACTCCGCTGGTCTAGTAAATGTACCTGCACTTAAGGGTATTCATTACGCTATGATGTCCGGAATCATAGCTGCGGAATCGATATTTTCTGCATTGAAGGGTAAGAACGATCCCGCTGGTCCTGATGCCTTGGCTGGATACGATCGAGCAATAAGGAAGAGTTTTATTTGGAAGGATCTTTATCAGGT encodes the following:
- a CDS encoding electron-transfer flavoprotein:ubiquinone oxidoreductase — translated: MSSIPAQFKPPVEKNEFISGITHKPEDLVEVGILFVGAGPASLAGAIRLAQLLSDEPEIMESLGEIPIAVIEKGKYPGAHLVSGAVVNPISFRTLFPELKDEDFPFFGPVDKESVYFLTRKHSLILPTPPTMHNKANFAASISQMAKWLGERAEEAGVMIFNEMSGMNLLVENEVVRGVRTDDKGLDKDGNKLGNYHPGSDILAKVTVLGEGTTGHLSMAMIDHFNLKGANPQVYALGVKEIWEVPNPLDRVIHTMGWPLRGSRKYSEFGGSFIYPMGLDKVCIGLVVGLDYTDATLSVHDLLQELKLHPLVKEILDGGKRSDNGWGAKTIPEGGLYSIPDPLHVPGALLIGDSAGLVNVPALKGIHYAMMSGIIAAESIFSALKGKNDPAGPDALAGYDRAIRKSFIWKDLYQVRNMRQAFQDGFVPGLILAGLMTVTKGLFPGGRFKLHRDSEKEMFIGDKRSYPKPDGEYTFDKLTSVYASGNRSRDNQPDHIRIRRDVPEVIGETWINMCPAQVYEWDEENGKKVIRTDPSNCVQCGAITSKGGRLTPPEGGSGPEYTET